A region of Mesorhizobium sp. M3A.F.Ca.ET.080.04.2.1 DNA encodes the following proteins:
- a CDS encoding polysaccharide biosynthesis/export family protein produces MLATLPMAFAGDLSAAYRISPGDTVEIGITSIPGRTQRAVVQMDGTILLPDAGTISVGGLTSPELQTRLQAILPTKIFHMRMADGREQMAVVRPSDVTAIIAEYRPIYVTGDVLTPGQQAFRPLMTVRQAIAVAGGFSLLRSRSNQVGPDPTDLRRDYEMIWGEYTRDYFHSARLRAELQKQASFDMQPPQGSPLTPALAAGVAKAEAEALKLSLDNYQQEQSFVEKGARDAAAQVEALIKRAQDEADGVKADEEDLAQVTRLFKAGNLTNNRLADVRRAVLLSSTRALETSVELMRTRRLQDDFARQLERNENQRRIGLLNELRDTEVRLADISARLRAASQKLQPQGATAAPLSIAGETVRAQLTIIRKIDGQWRKQATDEDAEVAPGDTIEVRFSNELESAAAQ; encoded by the coding sequence GTGCTGGCCACCCTGCCCATGGCCTTTGCGGGCGATCTATCGGCTGCTTATCGGATTTCGCCCGGAGATACTGTCGAAATCGGGATAACCTCCATTCCGGGCCGGACACAGCGTGCGGTGGTCCAGATGGATGGCACGATCCTGCTCCCCGATGCGGGCACGATATCGGTCGGCGGCCTGACTTCGCCGGAATTGCAAACGCGCCTGCAGGCGATCTTGCCGACCAAGATCTTTCACATGCGCATGGCCGACGGCCGCGAGCAGATGGCGGTTGTAAGACCGAGCGACGTCACGGCGATCATCGCTGAGTACCGTCCGATCTATGTGACCGGCGATGTGCTGACCCCGGGACAGCAGGCTTTTCGCCCGCTGATGACCGTGCGGCAGGCGATTGCGGTGGCCGGCGGCTTCAGCCTCTTGCGGTCGCGAAGCAACCAAGTCGGACCAGACCCGACGGATCTGCGGCGCGACTATGAGATGATCTGGGGGGAATATACCAGGGACTACTTCCACAGCGCCCGGCTGCGCGCGGAACTCCAGAAGCAAGCCAGTTTCGACATGCAGCCTCCACAGGGATCCCCCCTTACTCCGGCGCTCGCGGCCGGCGTAGCGAAGGCAGAAGCGGAAGCGCTGAAGCTCTCGCTGGACAACTATCAACAAGAGCAGAGCTTTGTGGAGAAGGGCGCCAGGGACGCCGCAGCACAGGTCGAAGCACTGATCAAGCGCGCGCAGGACGAAGCCGATGGCGTGAAGGCCGACGAGGAGGACCTTGCGCAGGTGACGAGGCTGTTCAAAGCCGGCAACCTGACGAACAACAGGCTCGCCGACGTCCGGCGTGCAGTCCTTTTATCGTCCACCCGGGCGCTGGAAACATCCGTCGAGCTCATGCGGACGCGGCGCCTGCAGGACGATTTCGCCAGGCAGCTCGAGCGAAACGAGAACCAGAGGCGGATCGGCCTGCTGAACGAACTGCGCGACACCGAGGTCCGGCTGGCCGACATCAGCGCAAGACTTCGCGCAGCCAGTCAGAAATTGCAGCCCCAGGGCGCGACTGCCGCGCCTTTGTCGATCGCCGGCGAGACCGTGCGGGCCCAGCTGACGATCATCCGCAAGATCGACGGGCAGTGGCGCAAGCAGGCGACGGACGAGGACGCCGAGGTGGCGCCAGGAGATACGATCGAGGTCAGATTCAGCAACGAGCTGGAAAGCGCGGCAGCACAATAG
- a CDS encoding AMP-binding protein, whose product MIHGAVPLLHDYLIHSAGRLADKVALVCNGQRLTYGEIDERSNGMAQSLASGGVQRGDRVMIFADNTVETVVSFWAVLKANAVVCLVNPLTKSEKLDYLLNDCRPTALITDQHLRSAFVAPAQNCRSLRKVIVSGPIDDDELTRLPHGVRWEAAAERAPAAPARNSIDIDLAAIIYTSGSTGEPKGVMLTHRNMTAACTSIASYLELREDDVILNVLPLAFDYGLYQMLMAFRTGARLVLERSFAFPAQILKVIKEERVTGFPGVPTIFASLSELKSLKDHDFSSIRYVTNTAAALSLKHINMLKEIFSDARIYSMYGLTECKRCTYLPPEDLERKPLSVGIAIPNTEMWLVDENDKRVEPGTVGQLVIRGATVMKGYWGKPEATARKLKPGPLPGEQVLYTGDYCRMDADGYLYFIGRGDEIIKSRGEKVPPKEVENVLVNIPGVKEAAVVGVPDELLGQAVKAFVVIEQGRIVGERQLQMECQKRLESFMVPKSIVIVPSLPMTDTGKLKKVALS is encoded by the coding sequence CGCCGACAAGGTGGCGCTGGTTTGCAACGGACAACGCCTCACCTACGGCGAGATCGACGAGCGCTCCAACGGGATGGCGCAATCCCTGGCATCAGGCGGCGTGCAACGCGGCGACCGCGTGATGATCTTCGCCGACAACACGGTCGAGACGGTTGTCAGCTTCTGGGCGGTGCTGAAGGCAAACGCGGTCGTTTGCCTCGTCAACCCGCTCACGAAAAGCGAAAAGCTCGATTACCTTCTGAATGATTGCCGGCCGACGGCGCTGATCACCGACCAGCACCTGCGCTCGGCCTTCGTTGCACCAGCGCAGAACTGCCGCTCCCTGCGAAAGGTGATCGTATCGGGGCCGATCGATGACGACGAACTCACCCGCCTGCCGCACGGGGTGCGCTGGGAAGCGGCTGCTGAAAGAGCTCCCGCCGCTCCGGCGCGCAATTCGATCGACATCGATCTTGCCGCCATCATCTACACCTCAGGGTCGACCGGCGAGCCCAAAGGCGTGATGCTGACGCACCGCAACATGACGGCGGCATGCACATCGATAGCATCCTATCTGGAACTCCGCGAGGATGACGTCATCCTCAACGTCCTGCCGCTCGCCTTCGACTACGGCCTCTATCAGATGCTGATGGCGTTCCGTACCGGCGCCCGCCTTGTCCTCGAACGATCCTTCGCTTTCCCGGCGCAGATTCTTAAGGTGATCAAGGAAGAGAGGGTCACAGGCTTTCCCGGCGTGCCCACCATCTTTGCCTCGCTTTCGGAGCTCAAGTCGCTGAAGGATCACGACTTCTCGAGCATCCGCTACGTCACCAACACCGCAGCCGCCTTGTCGCTCAAGCACATCAACATGCTGAAGGAGATCTTTTCGGACGCTCGGATCTATTCGATGTACGGTCTTACCGAGTGCAAGCGCTGCACCTATCTGCCGCCGGAAGATCTCGAGCGAAAGCCTCTGAGCGTCGGGATCGCAATCCCGAACACGGAAATGTGGCTCGTCGACGAGAACGACAAGCGGGTCGAGCCGGGTACCGTCGGACAGCTGGTTATCCGTGGCGCCACGGTGATGAAGGGCTACTGGGGCAAGCCGGAAGCGACCGCGAGAAAATTGAAGCCCGGCCCCTTGCCCGGCGAGCAGGTCCTCTACACCGGCGACTACTGCCGCATGGACGCCGACGGCTATCTCTACTTCATCGGCCGCGGCGACGAGATCATAAAATCCCGGGGCGAGAAGGTTCCGCCGAAGGAAGTTGAAAACGTGCTGGTGAATATTCCGGGCGTCAAGGAGGCCGCCGTTGTCGGCGTGCCTGACGAGCTTCTGGGCCAGGCGGTCAAGGCTTTCGTCGTGATCGAGCAAGGACGCATTGTCGGCGAAAGGCAGTTGCAGATGGAATGCCAGAAGCGGCTTGAAAGCTTCATGGTCCCGAAATCCATCGTCATCGTGCCCAGCCTGCCCATGACGGATACCGGAAAACTCAAGAAGGTGGCTCTTTCCTAG
- a CDS encoding HemK/PrmC family methyltransferase, with the protein MSEDINVADAYSRGSAVFMGMEMLVASGALVPRPETELLGSTALDVLHQMNLPAPRVVDMCCGAGNLACAIARHVPSARVWASDVTDACAEVASRNVLHHGLADRVFVLKGDLFEALSALVPPATIDVVVCNPPYISEKRLEGDRSHLLALEPREAFAAGPYGIAIHMRVVKDAARYLRPGGALLFEVGLGQDRQVASLLERSWAYDNIGVVTNLAGEARVVIGYAKPQP; encoded by the coding sequence TTGAGCGAGGACATCAACGTCGCGGATGCCTATAGCAGAGGCAGCGCGGTCTTCATGGGAATGGAAATGCTTGTCGCTTCCGGTGCGCTCGTTCCGAGACCGGAGACGGAGCTGTTGGGCTCGACCGCGCTCGATGTCCTGCACCAAATGAACCTGCCGGCGCCACGCGTTGTCGACATGTGCTGCGGCGCCGGCAATCTCGCTTGTGCCATTGCCCGCCATGTTCCAAGCGCGCGGGTCTGGGCCAGCGATGTTACCGATGCCTGTGCCGAGGTGGCGAGCCGCAATGTCCTACACCATGGGCTGGCTGATCGGGTGTTCGTTCTAAAGGGCGATTTGTTCGAAGCGCTGTCTGCTTTGGTGCCCCCAGCCACGATCGACGTCGTGGTGTGCAATCCGCCCTACATCTCTGAGAAGCGGCTTGAAGGCGATCGCTCGCATCTGCTTGCGCTCGAGCCGCGTGAGGCTTTTGCGGCCGGGCCCTATGGCATCGCCATCCACATGCGCGTGGTGAAAGATGCCGCGCGGTATCTGCGGCCGGGCGGCGCACTGCTATTCGAGGTCGGCCTCGGCCAGGATCGCCAAGTTGCAAGCCTGCTGGAGCGCAGCTGGGCCTACGACAATATAGGCGTCGTCACCAATCTCGCCGGCGAGGCGCGCGTCGTGATCGGATACGCAAAGCCGCAGCCCTGA
- a CDS encoding acyl carrier protein has product MDSILATRPAGDIYTKQIRDFLASNFYIADVKSLSTTQSLLDQGIVDSTGVLEVIGFIEETFGITVEDSELLPENLDSIQGIAQFIARKRG; this is encoded by the coding sequence ATGGATTCGATTTTGGCAACGAGGCCTGCGGGCGACATCTACACGAAACAAATTCGCGATTTCCTGGCTTCGAACTTCTACATCGCCGACGTGAAATCTCTGAGCACCACGCAATCGCTGCTCGATCAGGGCATCGTCGACTCTACGGGGGTGCTCGAGGTCATCGGCTTCATCGAAGAGACCTTTGGCATCACTGTCGAGGACAGCGAGCTTCTGCCGGAGAACCTCGATTCCATCCAGGGCATTGCGCAATTCATCGCCCGCAAGCGGGGATGA
- a CDS encoding sugar transferase, with product MNAFDIPIHQLGMARVRHGLGRRAMDIIAASAGLIALSPLMLLIAAALLLEGGRPVVFVQPRIGAGGRLFHMYKFRKFDPRCDAGGPALTLANDDRMTMVGRFLALSKFDELPQLWNVLKGEMALVGPRPESLPFAECFRDGYEAVLQYKPGLFGPAQIMFRREDLFYPRDVEPATFYKEVLFPAKARIDLSYYGRRTIISDAVLVVRGVFIVLGMASARSGDA from the coding sequence ATGAACGCATTCGACATCCCCATTCACCAGCTTGGTATGGCACGGGTCCGCCACGGACTTGGCAGGCGCGCCATGGATATCATCGCCGCATCCGCAGGGCTCATTGCCCTGTCGCCGCTGATGCTCCTGATCGCAGCAGCACTGCTGCTGGAAGGCGGCCGCCCCGTCGTCTTTGTTCAGCCCCGCATAGGTGCCGGCGGACGGCTTTTCCACATGTACAAATTCCGAAAATTCGATCCCCGTTGCGATGCGGGAGGCCCTGCGCTGACCCTTGCCAATGACGACCGAATGACGATGGTGGGCAGGTTTCTAGCTCTCAGCAAGTTCGACGAACTGCCGCAGTTGTGGAACGTCCTGAAGGGCGAAATGGCCCTAGTCGGCCCGCGCCCTGAGAGTCTGCCTTTCGCCGAGTGTTTCAGGGACGGCTACGAAGCTGTCTTGCAATACAAGCCGGGCTTGTTCGGTCCTGCTCAGATCATGTTCCGCCGCGAGGACCTTTTCTACCCTCGCGATGTCGAGCCGGCCACGTTCTACAAGGAAGTGCTGTTTCCGGCAAAAGCCAGGATCGATCTTTCCTACTATGGTCGCCGGACCATCATCTCCGACGCGGTGCTTGTCGTTCGCGGTGTTTTCATTGTCCTTGGCATGGCCTCGGCGCGCTCAGGCGATGCTTGA
- a CDS encoding SDR family NAD(P)-dependent oxidoreductase, translating to MTYQGKRVLVTGADGFIGSHLTEALVRGGADVTALALYNSFDSHGWLDDLPDGIRNQLKLVRGDVRDSAFVNRIVAGQAVVFHLAALIAIPYSYAAAQSYVETNVMGTLNVLEAARQWDIERVVHTSTSEVYGTALTMPISESHPLQGQSPYSASKIGADMMAESYARSFDVPVVVLRPFNTFGPRQSERAIVPTIIRQALDPKCAAIMVGDTSPVRDLTFVEDTAAAFLAAGSAELEFGHAYNAGSQRAVTISDVLDLVLELSGSNKPVHRDESRLRPQNSEVRALLANSSRLETATGWKAQTSLREGLSRTIAWWRKRLSEGLVRQEMGYMT from the coding sequence ATGACCTATCAGGGAAAAAGAGTTCTGGTCACCGGCGCGGACGGGTTCATCGGGTCGCATCTGACCGAGGCACTGGTTCGCGGCGGCGCGGACGTAACTGCTTTGGCCCTCTATAATTCGTTCGACAGTCACGGGTGGCTGGATGACCTGCCGGACGGCATCCGAAACCAGCTGAAGCTCGTCCGCGGCGACGTTCGCGACAGCGCGTTCGTGAACAGGATCGTAGCTGGCCAGGCCGTCGTTTTTCATCTCGCGGCACTGATCGCCATTCCGTACTCATACGCCGCCGCTCAATCCTATGTAGAGACGAACGTGATGGGCACGCTCAATGTGCTCGAAGCGGCGCGCCAGTGGGACATCGAGCGCGTGGTGCACACCTCAACCAGCGAGGTTTACGGCACCGCCCTGACCATGCCCATCAGTGAATCCCATCCGCTGCAGGGGCAGTCGCCATACTCGGCCTCCAAGATCGGAGCCGACATGATGGCGGAGTCCTACGCTCGATCCTTCGATGTGCCTGTCGTTGTGCTTCGTCCATTCAACACATTCGGACCGCGCCAAAGCGAACGAGCAATCGTGCCGACGATCATCAGGCAGGCCCTCGATCCTAAATGCGCGGCCATCATGGTGGGAGATACCAGCCCGGTCCGCGACCTCACCTTCGTCGAAGACACCGCGGCGGCTTTCCTCGCCGCAGGCTCTGCTGAACTCGAATTCGGGCATGCGTACAATGCCGGAAGCCAGCGCGCGGTCACCATATCGGACGTGCTGGACCTGGTGCTTGAGCTGAGCGGTTCGAACAAGCCGGTGCATCGCGACGAAAGCCGGCTGCGGCCGCAAAATTCCGAGGTCCGGGCGCTGTTGGCAAATTCGTCGCGGCTCGAGACGGCAACGGGATGGAAGGCACAGACCAGTCTGCGCGAAGGCCTGAGCCGAACCATTGCGTGGTGGCGCAAACGCCTCAGTGAAGGACTCGTACGTCAAGAGATGGGCTACATGACATGA